Part of the Stackebrandtia endophytica genome is shown below.
GTTGGCGGCTCGCGCAAAACGACGGCTCGCCGACCAGCCCATCGTCGTGATCGCCTCCGAACGCGACCGGCTGCCGGAGCACGGCACCCTCCACCATGGTCAACGAGTGATGGAGGCCCTGATCACGTGTGTCGAGACCCTGGTCGAACACGTCGATCTGGTGGTGTCGAAGGGGGGAATCACCTCGGCCGAGGTCGCGCAGTCGGGTATCGGCGCCGACTCGGCGCTGGTGCGGGGCCAGATTCGACCCGGCATCTCGGTGTGGCAACTGACCGACCGCAACGACCGTCCCCTTGAACTGGTCGTCGTTCCCGGCAACGTCGGTTCGAAGGACACCCTGGTCGACATCATCGACGCCTACGAGGTCGGTTCGGCCGACTCCAGCCGCTCCACGGTGCCAGCGTAACGACGTGGTCCTTCCCGGTGCCGTCACCGGGAAGGACTCTCTTCGATCAGTAGTAGACCGCCAGGCGACCGCGCGGACCGTCGACGACCTCGACGGGGGTGTCGAAGACCCGGCTCAAGACCTCGTCGGTCATGATCTCGTCGGGGGTCCCGTACTCGACGACACCACCGTTCTTCATGGCGCAGATGCGATCGGCGTAATGCCCGGCGAAGTTGATGTCGTGCAGGACGATGACGACGGTGCGACCCAGCTCGGTGGCGGCCCGCCGCAGGTGCCGCATCATCTGGACCGAATGCTGCATGTCGAGGTTGTTGAGCGGCTCGTCCAGCAGCAGGTATTCGGTGTCCTGCGCCAGAACCATCGCCACGTAGGCGCGTTGCCGCTGCCCACCGGAGAGTTCGTCGAGGTAACGACCCTCAAGGTCCTCCAGCCCGAGGAAGTCGATGGCCCGGCTGATCATCTCCTCGTCGACCGTGGTGAGTCGCCCCTTCGAATGCGGGAAGCGGCCGAACCCCACCAGTTGCCGCACCGTCAACCTGGTGACGAAGTGGTTCTCCTGCCGCAGGATCGACACGATCTTGGCGAGGTCCTTCGAGTTGGTCGTCGCCACGTCGTAGCCGGCGATCTCGACCGAACCCTCGTCCATCCCCAGTAGACGACCGACCATGGTCAACAGCGTCGACTTCCCGGCACCGTTGGGTCCCACCAGCGCCGTCACCCCGCCGACGGGAATCGACAGGTCGATGGGACCGATCGCGACCTCGGTGGAGTAGTTCTTCTTCACCGATTCCAGAGTGATCACAGTCGTCCCTTTCTCAGGAGATAGCCGAGGAAGAAGCCCCCGCCGATGATCTCGATGATGATTCCCACCGCGCCCTGGGCGTAGAAGATGTTCTTCAACACGAAGTAGGCGCCCGCCAACGTGACGAATCCGAGCAGCCAGGCCACCGGGAACACATACCGATGGTCATGGGTGTCGGCCAATTGGTAGGAGATCATCGCGACGAGGAATCCCAGAAACATCATCGGGCCCACCAGAGCGGTCGACACCGCCATCAGCACCGATACCAACAGCAGCACCAGAATGCTCTGCCGCCGGTGGTCGACACCCAGATTGACCGCGGTCTGGCGACCCAACGCCAGCACGTTGAGTCGTGGCGCGCAGAACCACAGGGCACCACCGGCGAGCACCACCAGCGGGATCGAGATCGACAGGTACGAGGCGTCGGCGTTGGCGATACTGCCGATCAGGCGGGCGGTGAGGATGTCGAACTCGCTGGGGGTCAACATCCGCTGCATGAACGTCGACAACGCGCCCAGCCCACCACCCAGGATGATCCCGACCAGCAGCATGACCTGCATGTTCCCGTATTTACCGGTGAGCAGCCAACCGTAGAGCAGCGCCGAGAACAGCACCATCAACGCGACCTGACCGAGGAACTGCGGCACCCCCTGGATCGCGGTGACCCCGGCGGCACCGACGAAGAACACCGCGGCGGTCTGGATCACCGCGTACAGCGACTCGAAACCCATGATCGACGGTGTGATGATGCGGTTGTTGGCCACGGTCTGGAAGGCGACGGTCGCGGTGGCCTGGCAGAACCCGACGATCAGCATGATGACCAGGCTGGTCGAACGCATCTGCGCGATGATCCAGAAACCCTCGGTGTCGATGGGCATCGGGTTGTCCCACGCGAGGTTGGCGAAGGCCAACACGACGGCGAGCACCGCGAGCCCGACGACGATGAGACGGTACCGGCGCCGTGCCCGGGCGTTGGGGAGCGGCCCGGCGCGACGTTCGACGGGTGCGGCGCGATCGGCGGGGTCGATCGTCGGCAGCGGTGGGGTGGTCCGGGTGACGGTCGGCTCGGACGTGACGGGTTCAGGCACGGCGACGTCCCCTGAGGAGAAGGATGATGAAGACCACTGCTCCCACGACCGCGAGGATCAGGGACACCGGGATTTCGAACGGCATGATGACGACCCGACCGATCAGGTCGCACACCGTCACCACCGAGATCCCGGTCAGGCACACCCACGGCAGGTTCGAACGCAGGTCGTCGCCTCGGAACATCGACACGACATTGGGGACGATCAATCCCAGGAACGGCAGGTTTCCGACGACGACGGTGACGACCCCGGTGGCCACCGCGATCAGACCGGTCCCGATCAGCAGGACTCGCCGATAGTTCAGTCCGACGTTGGTGGCGATCTCCTCGCCGAGTCCGGCCACGGTGAAGCGGTCGGCGACGACGAACACCACGACGATGACAATCCCGACGATCCACAGTGGTTCATACTGGCCGCGCAGAATCGAGGTGAACGAACCGGCGAACCAGATTCCCATGCTCTGCAACATGTTCGTCGACAACGCGATGTAACTGGAGAAGG
Proteins encoded:
- a CDS encoding ABC transporter ATP-binding protein codes for the protein MITLESVKKNYSTEVAIGPIDLSIPVGGVTALVGPNGAGKSTLLTMVGRLLGMDEGSVEIAGYDVATTNSKDLAKIVSILRQENHFVTRLTVRQLVGFGRFPHSKGRLTTVDEEMISRAIDFLGLEDLEGRYLDELSGGQRQRAYVAMVLAQDTEYLLLDEPLNNLDMQHSVQMMRHLRRAATELGRTVVIVLHDINFAGHYADRICAMKNGGVVEYGTPDEIMTDEVLSRVFDTPVEVVDGPRGRLAVYY
- a CDS encoding iron chelate uptake ABC transporter family permease subunit translates to MPEPVTSEPTVTRTTPPLPTIDPADRAAPVERRAGPLPNARARRRYRLIVVGLAVLAVVLAFANLAWDNPMPIDTEGFWIIAQMRSTSLVIMLIVGFCQATATVAFQTVANNRIITPSIMGFESLYAVIQTAAVFFVGAAGVTAIQGVPQFLGQVALMVLFSALLYGWLLTGKYGNMQVMLLVGIILGGGLGALSTFMQRMLTPSEFDILTARLIGSIANADASYLSISIPLVVLAGGALWFCAPRLNVLALGRQTAVNLGVDHRRQSILVLLLVSVLMAVSTALVGPMMFLGFLVAMISYQLADTHDHRYVFPVAWLLGFVTLAGAYFVLKNIFYAQGAVGIIIEIIGGGFFLGYLLRKGRL